In the genome of Rhodamnia argentea isolate NSW1041297 chromosome 3, ASM2092103v1, whole genome shotgun sequence, one region contains:
- the LOC115746463 gene encoding gibberellin 20-oxidase-like protein, protein MTKSKISFQLPVLDLSQPVESTFLSALSQACQEWGFFYVANHGIPESIFSELCLLSEHIFSLPQELKLKLGPSSSVQTYTPRFIASPYFESLRVSGPNFMASAKASADELFGSQNREISNVLQEYGSKMIDVAKIVIEVLLKCLGDVYERKYYKTEFSNCHGYLRIVNYSPPENVKEKEVEGLGMHTDMSCITLVYQDEIGGLQMRSKEGEWLNIDPCKGSLVVNIGDLMQAWSNGRFRSSEHRVVLKQPVNRRSLAFFWCFEDEKVILAPDDVVGKGNARIYKSFVCADYLKFRESNEEGKFEKIGYTVKDFAGVKIQATVTTML, encoded by the exons ATGACCAAATCCAAAATTTCCTTTCAACTTCCTGTTCTTGATTTGTCTCAACCTGTAGAGTCCACCTTCCTCTCTGCACTCTCTCAAGCATGTCAAGAATGGGGATTTTTTTATGTTGCCAATCATGGTATACCTGAAAGTATATTCAGCGAGCTTTGTTTGCTATCGGAGCATATATTCAGCCTTCCCCAGGAATTGAAACTTAAACTAGGCCCATCATCATCAGTCCAGACCTATACTCCTCGTTTTATAGCATCTCCATACTTTGAAAGTTTGCGAGTTTCTGGACCCAACTTTATGGCCTCTGCAAAGGCTTCTGCTGATGAACTTTTTGGCTCACAAAATCGTGAAATAAG CAATGTTTTGCAAGAGTATGGAAGCAAGATGATTGATGTGGCAAAGATAGTTATAGAAGTTCTGTTGAAGTGCTTGGGCGATGTTTACGAACGGAAGTATTACAAGACAGAATTCAGCAATTGTCATGGTTATTTGAGGATTGTGAATTATTCGCCACCtgaaaatgtaaaagaaaaagaggttGAAGGACTTGGAATGCATACTGATATGAGTTGCATAACACTGGTATATCAAGATGAGATTGGTGGGCTTCAGATGAGATCCAAGGAAGGGGAGTGGTTGAATATAGACCCTTGCAAGGGATCTTTGGTGGTTAATATTGGAGATCTGATGCAGGCTTGGAGCAATGGAAGGTTTAGGTCATCTGAACACCGAGTTGTTCTTAAGCAACCAGTCAACCGACGTTCTCTGGCTTTCTTTTGGTGTTTTGAGGATGAGAAGGTGATATTGGCACCTGATGATGTTGTGGGGAAAGGTAACGCAAGGATTTACAAGTCATTCGTCTGTGCTGACTATCTGAAATTTAGGGAGAGTAACGAGGAAGGAAAGTTTGAGAAAATTGGATACACTGTCAAGGATTTTGCAGGTGTTAAAATTCAAGCAACAGTCACTACAATGCTATGA